In one Pseudomonas fitomaticsae genomic region, the following are encoded:
- a CDS encoding tail assembly protein — protein sequence MAAGQEKMQTVLLSGSLARLFGRSHRMVTTGGMRDVIGYLKQLPGFERYMNESSKNGLKFTIFNGRRTISQEQLGDPTGGQVIRIVPVIAGSKRAGALQTIVGVALIALGYFTFGTTSTIGAAMISGGIGIAAGGVVQLLSPQTKGLASQDGPNNKASYSFNGPVNTSAQGNPVPVLYGEMIVGSAVISAGIYAEDQQ from the coding sequence ATGGCCGCTGGACAGGAAAAAATGCAAACCGTTCTGCTTTCAGGCTCGCTCGCTCGGCTTTTCGGTCGATCCCATAGGATGGTGACAACTGGGGGGATGCGCGATGTGATCGGCTATCTGAAACAGTTGCCTGGCTTTGAGAGGTACATGAATGAAAGCAGTAAAAATGGATTGAAATTCACCATTTTCAACGGTCGCCGCACGATCTCCCAAGAACAGCTGGGCGATCCAACTGGTGGGCAGGTTATCCGCATCGTTCCCGTTATTGCGGGAAGCAAGCGAGCTGGCGCTCTGCAAACAATTGTAGGAGTGGCATTGATTGCGCTCGGATATTTCACATTCGGCACAACAAGCACAATCGGTGCCGCGATGATCAGCGGCGGTATAGGGATCGCGGCTGGCGGCGTTGTTCAGTTGCTTAGCCCGCAGACCAAAGGCTTGGCCTCCCAAGACGGCCCCAACAACAAAGCCAGCTACAGCTTCAACGGACCGGTCAACACCAGCGCCCAGGGCAACCCCGTCCCGGTGCTGTACGGCGAAATGATCGTTGGCAGCGCGGTGATCAGCGCTGGTATCTACGCCGAAGACCAGCAGTAA
- a CDS encoding tail fiber assembly protein, with protein MNIDWIQLITKAMRDKAEADRVLAAIVAENIRRRTVADKAIAPLQDAVDIDDATDAEVALLKEWKKYRIALNRQPEEPGYPNTITWPTPPN; from the coding sequence ATGAACATTGATTGGATTCAACTGATCACCAAGGCCATGCGCGACAAGGCCGAGGCTGACCGGGTACTGGCGGCAATCGTTGCCGAGAACATTCGGCGCCGGACGGTCGCGGATAAGGCCATTGCTCCATTGCAGGACGCAGTGGACATTGATGACGCTACGGATGCCGAGGTTGCGCTGCTGAAAGAGTGGAAGAAGTACCGGATAGCACTGAATCGGCAACCTGAAGAACCTGGCTACCCGAATACCATCACCTGGCCAACTCCGCCGAACTGA
- a CDS encoding C40 family peptidase, with amino-acid sequence MNKTIRAAIERHALDEYPRECCGLVIRENRRQVYVPCRNTATTPSEHFRLAPEDYAAAEDRGAVLAVVHSHPDYPATPSEADRVACEASGLPWHIVEVRKDDDQQLVVGELTTTVPEGYQAPLVGRPFHHGVLDCLTLVQDFYQREMGIQLPQYEREDDWWNKGQNLYLDLYEGAGFYQVNDLRHGDLILMQIRSPVPNHGAVYLADGILKSEPEHYPAPGSILHHMYGRDSRRDVYGGQWAEYTRMVLRHRDAK; translated from the coding sequence ATGAACAAGACAATCCGCGCCGCCATCGAGCGGCACGCGCTGGACGAGTACCCGCGAGAGTGCTGCGGCCTGGTGATCCGCGAGAACCGCCGGCAGGTCTACGTGCCTTGCCGCAATACCGCGACCACCCCGAGCGAACACTTCCGGCTGGCGCCGGAGGACTACGCCGCTGCCGAGGATCGCGGCGCCGTGCTGGCGGTGGTGCACAGTCACCCGGATTACCCGGCCACGCCGAGCGAGGCCGACAGGGTGGCGTGCGAGGCATCCGGCCTGCCATGGCACATCGTCGAAGTGCGCAAGGACGATGACCAGCAGTTGGTCGTCGGTGAGCTGACGACCACTGTGCCTGAAGGCTACCAGGCGCCGCTGGTGGGCCGCCCGTTTCACCACGGAGTTCTCGACTGCCTGACGCTGGTGCAGGACTTCTACCAGCGCGAAATGGGCATCCAGCTCCCGCAGTACGAGCGCGAGGACGACTGGTGGAACAAGGGCCAGAACCTTTATCTCGACCTGTACGAGGGGGCCGGTTTCTATCAGGTCAACGACCTGCGCCATGGTGACCTGATCCTGATGCAGATCCGTTCACCGGTACCGAACCACGGCGCGGTCTATCTGGCTGACGGCATCCTCAAGAGCGAGCCAGAGCACTATCCGGCGCCCGGATCGATCCTGCACCACATGTACGGCCGTGATAGTCGGCGCGATGTGTACGGCGGCCAGTGGGCGGAATACACCCGCATGGTGCTGCGTCACCGCGACGCCAAGTGA
- a CDS encoding host specificity protein J — MTEVTELIPRESMTQLFDQIIAGAKGGESKPKPAVEAPDSLQSIAYANILDLVSEGEVYGLVDGLRSITLDETPLQNADGAINFPGVEVESRNGTQDQTYIPGFPAVDSEIAVGVELRFGTPWVRAVNNLELSAVRIRISTPRLQSQDTSNGNTNGYRVAYALDVSTDGGAYQEVISTAFDGKTTTKYERTHRINLPPATTGWSVRVRRLTPNATTSNILDTTNIDAITEVIDAKLRYPNSAMVGLKFDASQFSSIPTRSYHMRGRIIRVPSNYNPDTRTYIGVWDGTFKPAYSNNPAWIYYDMLMNDRFGLGHLLNALQVDRWELYRIGQFCDQLVPDGKGAQEPRFTCNVYLQGRADALKVMQDLAGVFRGMSYWGAGQVLAVADMPEDPVYTYTNANVIEGKFGYSGTTRKARFNVALVSWNDPTDFYRAKVEYVDDRDGIVRYGVQQTEISAFGCSSQGQAQRMGKWALLSAKLETETVTFSTGLDGAIARPGQIIRIADASRAGRRIGGRIRTADRTSVVLDAGVEIYPGDQLTIILPSGKSQTRRVKFATGMLTFDSAALRFDSTTIRWDQTGFAQDVQEVEVTQAFDVAPIPQSIWAIESPTLAAQTFRVLNVAERFTDTSIAYEISAVKHVPGKYDNIDNGTKIDAPPITVIPPSVQAPVTDITLATRFLIDQGRAVTVMTIGWAPSPTAIAYEVEWRKNSGDWVYAGRTGTSAIEVNGIYAGRYVARVRAINAVDIGSVWAYSTEVQLDGKTTPPPVVTFLNAESQIFAIRLKWGFPADLSAADVQRTEVMYGLTNDFSQATKLGDYAYPQSDMVLMNLSAGASFFFWARLVDRSGNVGAWTGPVNGQSSMDATVILEYLSGKITESQLGQFLLEKINTGAAAAVEVQQIVNELAAMYAIKTQLTVDGRTYIAGIGVGVENNDGIIESQVLVAASRFAVLDPNVAGRIVAPFVIQGGQVLINDAVIGTGRITNAMIGNFIQSNDYVAGQTGWRLDKSGVFEINGTIAGQGRLTITNRAIKVFDGNNVKRVQLGDLTA; from the coding sequence ATGACCGAAGTGACCGAGCTGATTCCGCGCGAATCAATGACCCAGCTGTTCGATCAGATCATCGCGGGCGCTAAAGGCGGCGAGAGCAAGCCAAAGCCCGCTGTCGAGGCACCGGACAGCCTGCAAAGTATCGCCTACGCGAACATCCTGGACTTAGTCAGCGAGGGCGAGGTTTACGGCCTTGTCGACGGTCTTCGCTCGATCACCCTCGACGAAACACCGCTCCAAAACGCTGACGGCGCAATCAACTTCCCAGGGGTGGAGGTTGAATCCCGCAATGGCACCCAAGACCAGACCTACATCCCTGGATTTCCGGCGGTAGACAGCGAAATTGCCGTGGGCGTGGAACTGCGTTTCGGCACCCCGTGGGTGCGGGCAGTCAACAACCTGGAGCTGTCGGCGGTGCGGATCCGCATCTCGACGCCGCGCTTGCAGTCTCAGGACACCAGCAACGGCAACACCAACGGCTACCGCGTGGCCTATGCGCTCGACGTTTCCACTGACGGTGGCGCTTATCAGGAAGTCATCAGTACCGCCTTCGACGGCAAGACCACCACAAAATACGAGCGGACACACCGGATCAATCTGCCACCGGCTACCACCGGCTGGTCCGTGCGCGTGCGCCGGCTGACCCCCAATGCGACCACCTCGAACATTCTCGACACCACCAACATTGACGCCATTACCGAGGTGATCGACGCCAAGCTGCGTTACCCGAACAGCGCCATGGTGGGCCTGAAGTTTGATGCGAGTCAGTTTTCCAGCATCCCGACGCGTTCTTATCACATGCGCGGCAGGATCATTCGGGTACCAAGCAACTACAACCCGGACACCCGGACCTATATCGGCGTGTGGGATGGCACTTTCAAGCCGGCCTACAGCAACAACCCGGCATGGATCTATTACGACATGCTGATGAACGATCGGTTTGGCCTCGGCCACTTGCTGAATGCATTACAGGTCGACCGGTGGGAGCTGTACCGGATCGGGCAGTTCTGCGATCAGCTGGTGCCGGACGGGAAGGGCGCCCAAGAGCCTCGATTCACCTGCAATGTCTATCTGCAGGGGCGTGCCGATGCACTGAAGGTGATGCAGGATCTGGCCGGCGTATTCCGGGGCATGAGCTATTGGGGCGCGGGCCAGGTGCTGGCCGTGGCCGACATGCCGGAAGACCCGGTATACACCTACACCAATGCCAACGTGATCGAAGGCAAGTTCGGCTACAGCGGCACTACTCGTAAGGCCCGATTCAACGTTGCGCTGGTGAGCTGGAACGACCCGACCGACTTCTACCGGGCCAAGGTTGAATACGTCGACGACCGCGACGGCATCGTCCGGTACGGTGTGCAGCAGACAGAAATCAGTGCCTTCGGCTGTTCCAGCCAAGGACAAGCGCAGCGAATGGGCAAGTGGGCGCTGCTCAGTGCAAAACTGGAAACCGAGACTGTCACGTTCAGTACCGGCCTTGACGGCGCGATCGCGCGCCCTGGCCAAATCATTCGCATTGCCGACGCTTCCCGCGCTGGTCGCCGGATTGGTGGACGGATTCGTACAGCTGACCGGACTTCGGTGGTGCTGGATGCCGGCGTCGAGATTTACCCGGGCGACCAACTGACCATCATCCTGCCGAGCGGAAAATCGCAGACTCGCAGGGTGAAGTTCGCTACCGGCATGCTGACCTTCGACAGTGCAGCTCTTCGGTTTGACTCCACCACGATCCGTTGGGACCAGACCGGTTTCGCGCAGGATGTGCAAGAGGTGGAGGTTACCCAGGCGTTCGATGTGGCACCGATTCCCCAGTCGATCTGGGCGATTGAAAGCCCGACCCTTGCCGCGCAGACGTTCCGGGTGCTGAACGTCGCTGAGCGCTTCACTGACACCTCAATCGCGTACGAGATCAGCGCGGTAAAGCATGTTCCCGGCAAGTACGACAACATCGACAACGGCACGAAGATTGATGCGCCGCCGATCACGGTCATTCCGCCGAGCGTGCAGGCGCCGGTAACGGATATCACCTTGGCCACGCGCTTTCTGATCGATCAGGGCCGGGCTGTCACGGTTATGACGATCGGCTGGGCGCCGTCGCCGACTGCGATCGCCTACGAGGTGGAATGGCGCAAGAACTCGGGCGACTGGGTTTATGCAGGCCGCACCGGCACCTCTGCGATAGAGGTCAACGGTATCTATGCGGGGCGTTACGTGGCGCGTGTTCGTGCGATCAACGCCGTGGATATCGGCAGCGTCTGGGCATACAGCACCGAAGTGCAACTGGACGGCAAGACAACTCCGCCACCGGTTGTCACCTTCCTCAATGCTGAATCTCAGATATTCGCCATTCGCCTCAAGTGGGGATTCCCTGCGGATCTCAGCGCTGCTGACGTTCAGCGTACGGAAGTGATGTACGGGCTGACCAACGATTTCAGCCAGGCAACGAAGCTGGGCGACTATGCCTATCCACAGTCCGACATGGTGCTGATGAACCTGTCGGCCGGTGCGAGCTTCTTTTTCTGGGCTCGATTGGTCGATCGCAGCGGCAACGTTGGCGCCTGGACTGGTCCGGTCAATGGGCAGTCGAGCATGGATGCAACGGTGATCCTCGAGTACCTGTCGGGGAAAATCACCGAATCTCAGCTTGGCCAGTTCCTACTGGAGAAGATCAACACTGGCGCGGCTGCGGCGGTCGAGGTGCAGCAGATCGTCAACGAATTGGCCGCAATGTACGCGATCAAGACTCAGCTCACCGTGGACGGTCGCACCTACATTGCCGGGATTGGCGTTGGCGTCGAGAACAACGACGGGATTATCGAATCGCAGGTTCTGGTGGCCGCGAGCCGATTCGCCGTACTCGATCCGAACGTCGCCGGTCGTATCGTTGCGCCGTTCGTGATCCAAGGTGGCCAAGTGCTGATCAATGACGCGGTGATCGGCACCGGACGAATCACGAACGCCATGATTGGAAACTTCATCCAGTCCAACGACTACGTGGCTGGGCAGACCGGCTGGCGCCTTGATAAAAGCGGAGTCTTCGAGATCAACGGCACGATCGCTGGACAGGGGCGCCTGACCATCACCAACCGCGCCATCAAGGTTTTCGACGGAAACAACGTCAAGCGCGTGCAGCTCGGAGACCTGACAGCATGA
- a CDS encoding phage minor tail protein L, giving the protein MALNAEIQTLEPGSMVTLYELDATPIGGELYRFHADTRSASIWWQGNEYSPWPIEAEGFEMTGQGQQPSPTLSVGNVDGFITALVIYFDDLVGAKLTRHRTLTRYLDAVNFPGGNPEADPDEEFPPDIWYVERKVAEDNVTIQFEMASALDFNNVQLPRGQIVANVCRWLSIGGYRGPYCGYNGPPVANEFDIITSDAARDKCGGRLTSCKLRFGANNPLPYGSYPAAGLIRA; this is encoded by the coding sequence ATGGCGCTGAATGCTGAAATTCAGACCCTTGAGCCTGGCTCGATGGTCACTCTCTACGAGCTGGACGCCACACCCATCGGCGGCGAGTTGTATCGATTCCACGCAGACACCCGCTCGGCCTCGATCTGGTGGCAGGGCAACGAATATTCGCCGTGGCCCATCGAGGCGGAAGGGTTCGAAATGACCGGTCAAGGCCAGCAACCAAGTCCAACCCTGAGCGTGGGCAACGTTGACGGCTTCATCACTGCACTGGTGATCTACTTCGACGATCTGGTGGGCGCCAAGCTGACGCGCCATCGAACGCTGACCCGGTACTTGGACGCCGTGAACTTTCCCGGCGGAAATCCGGAGGCCGACCCCGATGAAGAGTTTCCGCCGGACATCTGGTACGTCGAGCGCAAGGTCGCTGAAGACAACGTGACCATCCAGTTTGAGATGGCCAGCGCGCTGGACTTCAACAACGTGCAATTGCCACGGGGCCAGATCGTGGCCAACGTCTGCCGATGGCTATCTATCGGCGGTTACCGGGGGCCGTACTGCGGTTACAACGGGCCGCCAGTCGCAAACGAGTTCGACATAATCACTTCGGACGCAGCGCGCGACAAATGCGGTGGCCGCCTGACCAGTTGCAAGCTGCGCTTCGGCGCTAACAACCCATTGCCATATGGCTCCTATCCGGCCGCCGGCCTCATCAGGGCTTGA